In the genome of Paenibacillus sp. GP183, the window TCCACGTTCTTGCTCTTAAGGGGCACGACATTGTAGGACCGGATGTTGGACGTGCTGTAGACCCCATGCCCCAGGTTCGGGCCAATTGGAAATTCAAGCGGGATCCACTCCGCTTTTGGATCGTTTTTGCTGTTCTCCGCAATATAGGTGCGCGTGTCGGACCAAGCTGCGGAATATAGGCCGACCCGACCGGTCGCTATCTTTTTGCCAAGAACATCGATTTTATTCAACGGGAATTCCGGGTCAAGGATATTCTGGTCGTATAGATTCCGAAAGTAGGCGAGCGCTTCTTTCATCTCGGGGAGGATACCGGAATAAACCAGCTTGCCGTCTCGCTCGTACCAGGCGTTCATTTGTACGCCGAAGGCACCAAGAAAAGGTGACGTTCTCCCGAGACGATCCAGGATTGAAAGGCCGAAGGTATCCTTCATTCCATTTCCGTCCGGATCTCTTTCGGCAAAAGCCTTCATCACGGCCGTATACTCATCGATCGTCCGGGGAGGCTGCAGGCCGAGCTTGTCCAGCCAGTCCTTCCGGGCGTAAACAATCTCCGTTCCCTTTACCTCACTCAGGCTGGGAATGGCATATATGTTGCCGTCAACTGTTACGTTGTCCCAAGCTTCTTTGGGGATTTTGGCTTTCAGGTTTGCCCCGTATTTCTCGATATAGTCGTTCAATGGTGTTAGCGCCTTTTGATTCACATAGTTAATAAACCATGAAGCACTGCTCGTGTTGAGCAGGTCCGGAGGCTCCCCGGATGTCATGATGACGTTCAGCTTTTCATCGTATCCGTTCAGCGGAGGAAGGGTCACATTCACCTGTACACCGGTATTTTTCTCGATATAGGTCAGGTAAGGATTGTTGTTTTCATCCATGCCTTCAGGAAAGCCCAAGCCTAGACTGTTCACCACAATCCGGATTACAGGTGCATCTGCGGCATTGGAAGCCTCTTTGCCGTTCTTTCCCCCTGCCTGAAAGCTGCAGCCGGCGGTGGTGAAGGATGCGAGCATGGCGAGAATAGCGAAAACTGCCGCTTTCTTTCTTTTTTTCATAGAACCCCCCTTCCTGCAGAACAAAACAGACAATCACCCAGCCAAAATACGCTGCAGGATCGGCGTCAGCCCATCCGCCATACGCAAAAAGCCGAGATCGGTCGGATGCGAGCCGTCAACCGTACATTCATGAGCATCTTTACCCAGCAGCGCAGCGCCGTCGCAAAAATAGATATTGGCATCATCCAGCTCGCGCCTTTGCTCTACGGTTCGGATCTGGACTTGTTTGCGTTCCGCCCGTACCTGGGCCATTTGTGGATCAAATTTTTCTTTGGCATGTGTGATTCGCGAGATCACAAGGATCGGCGTCAACGGATGCTTTTCCCGGTATATGGATATGAAGTCGGGCAGCGTTTTCTGCAGCAGTTCTGTGGAAACGCAGTTCGCCTCATAGTCCAGGATCAAGCAAGCGGGGTCTGGGATTTCCGCCAGAATATGAGCGAGCTCCGGCTCTCCTTTGCCGTTGCCGGAAAAGCCCAGATTGAGGAACTCCAAGTTGATGCGGCGGGATAGTATGTTCGTGTAGGCCATGCCCGGACGGGAAGCACAGCCTCCCTGCGTGATGGAGGTGCCATAAACAATGATTTTTTTAGTGCTGTCGTAAACTGGAGGATGATCGATCTGCGCTTCCAGATCCAAGCCGACCCAAACTTCCTCTACGCCTTGGTAAAGCGGGAAGTTCAGTGTTATGATCCGGTTCTCGCGTTCAAAATTCGTAAAAATAACGCTTTCAAACTCAGTCTTCCTGTGATCGTAAACGGTAGTGTTGTAATAAACCTGTTCTCCCAGTCCCCCGATGTAACAGTCAAACCCGCACTGCCCTGTAGCAGGCATATGATACATATTGGCAGCCCCCGTCAATTTTACTTTGACGGACAGCGAGGCGGCATCCGTCGCAAAGCGGATTTGACCGCCGGCTGTACAGTTAGCCAATAGGTCGACTGCCTCCGGAAGAATCCAGCTTGGCT includes:
- a CDS encoding extracellular solute-binding protein; amino-acid sequence: MKKRKKAAVFAILAMLASFTTAGCSFQAGGKNGKEASNAADAPVIRIVVNSLGLGFPEGMDENNNPYLTYIEKNTGVQVNVTLPPLNGYDEKLNVIMTSGEPPDLLNTSSASWFINYVNQKALTPLNDYIEKYGANLKAKIPKEAWDNVTVDGNIYAIPSLSEVKGTEIVYARKDWLDKLGLQPPRTIDEYTAVMKAFAERDPDGNGMKDTFGLSILDRLGRTSPFLGAFGVQMNAWYERDGKLVYSGILPEMKEALAYFRNLYDQNILDPEFPLNKIDVLGKKIATGRVGLYSAAWSDTRTYIAENSKNDPKAEWIPLEFPIGPNLGHGVYSTSNIRSYNVVPLKSKNVESVVKFLDFIAGPGQKTLKLGFENEVWTLVDKKLTIRFEEHTKQGYRGIYGSLADTVERDMTRDRLNGLGEQFRLYDNVQRIESNLMENRFNGPPTPAMGKHQVKLSKLQEETFTRIIAGMSPIEEFDAFVKKWKDAGGDEITGEVNEWWRETSK
- a CDS encoding SGNH/GDSL hydrolase family protein — encoded protein: MTNKQQPVNAVQLDANMWIQQSGDNDLIWHSPLEQPFQLAGFGWLSEESRYRRLPAKPSWILPEAVDLLANCTAGGQIRFATDAASLSVKVKLTGAANMYHMPATGQCGFDCYIGGLGEQVYYNTTVYDHRKTEFESVIFTNFERENRIITLNFPLYQGVEEVWVGLDLEAQIDHPPVYDSTKKIIVYGTSITQGGCASRPGMAYTNILSRRINLEFLNLGFSGNGKGEPELAHILAEIPDPACLILDYEANCVSTELLQKTLPDFISIYREKHPLTPILVISRITHAKEKFDPQMAQVRAERKQVQIRTVEQRRELDDANIYFCDGAALLGKDAHECTVDGSHPTDLGFLRMADGLTPILQRILAG